The proteins below are encoded in one region of Segatella copri:
- a CDS encoding sensor histidine kinase has product MIWTDRIRQVKIFLVIAAVFIAVASLVVSHFLVRDLAEEERNRMAVWAEAMRTLNNADENTDLNLVLKVINENNSIPVIVMDSENHAQTFRNVDVEGKVYADSLAYASAIGQRLLKQGKNIKIELDDSTHDYIQVCYDESLMIRRLSAYPYIQLGVVMLFVVIAIFALLTSKRAEQNKVWVGLSKETAHQLGTPISSLMAWIEILKMNYPDDELIPEMNKDIQRLQLIADRFSKIGALPEPVPASLNEVMNHVIDYMDRRTSKNVKMVKEIPEQDVIVKMNASLFEWVIENLSKNAVDAMGANGGQITLHVEEIDDKAIIEVSDTGNGIRKKDLKNVFRPGFTTKKRGWGLGLSLAKRIVEEYHHGKIWVKSTEIGHGTTFRIELKKE; this is encoded by the coding sequence ATGATTTGGACCGATAGAATAAGACAGGTGAAGATTTTTTTGGTGATAGCGGCAGTGTTTATTGCTGTCGCCTCTCTTGTTGTGTCTCATTTTCTTGTTCGTGATCTAGCAGAAGAGGAACGCAACCGTATGGCGGTTTGGGCTGAAGCTATGCGTACGCTCAATAATGCCGATGAGAATACTGACTTGAACTTGGTATTGAAGGTTATCAATGAAAATAATTCCATTCCGGTTATCGTAATGGATTCTGAAAACCATGCTCAGACTTTTCGTAATGTTGATGTGGAAGGGAAAGTTTATGCTGATTCCCTTGCTTATGCTTCTGCCATCGGTCAGCGGCTCTTGAAACAAGGCAAGAATATTAAAATTGAACTAGATGATTCAACGCATGACTATATTCAGGTTTGCTATGATGAATCCCTCATGATACGACGTCTGTCAGCTTATCCTTATATTCAGTTGGGGGTAGTCATGCTCTTTGTGGTTATTGCCATCTTTGCTTTGCTTACTTCCAAAAGAGCGGAACAGAATAAGGTGTGGGTGGGGTTGTCTAAAGAAACTGCTCATCAGTTGGGTACTCCAATTTCCAGTCTGATGGCTTGGATTGAAATTCTGAAGATGAATTATCCGGACGACGAACTCATTCCTGAAATGAACAAGGATATCCAGCGTTTGCAACTGATAGCAGACCGTTTCTCAAAGATTGGTGCCCTGCCAGAACCTGTTCCTGCCAGTTTGAACGAAGTGATGAATCATGTTATAGACTACATGGATCGTCGAACATCGAAGAATGTCAAAATGGTGAAGGAAATTCCTGAACAGGATGTTATTGTTAAGATGAATGCTTCTCTCTTTGAATGGGTGATAGAAAATCTTTCGAAGAATGCTGTTGATGCTATGGGAGCAAATGGTGGACAGATTACGCTCCATGTGGAAGAAATAGATGATAAAGCTATTATAGAAGTTTCAGATACAGGAAATGGTATAAGAAAAAAGGATTTGAAGAATGTATTCCGTCCCGGTTTTACTACCAAAAAGCGAGGCTGGGGCTTAGGTTTATCACTAGCTAAACGAATCGTAGAAGAATACCATCATGGTAAAATATGGGTGAAAAGTACAGAAATTGGGCATGGAACCACCTTCAGAATTGAGTTAAAGAAAGAATAA
- a CDS encoding DUF5011 domain-containing protein — MIENQIKTNQNIIQELKRQLTNNITNDVDVQNAIFNLTKGSIEEGQLNETIKKLILGEYQDFNIAILNSRAYKDVLDKIASNNKELSDSVAKIWGTLYDNKETGTVGITSKVDQLVKDMTYTKALAINNSVRIDTLSDRLYKEITNATIEVSKKILEKLKHPKSTNLQLGDIASTLNSTFNNRLTMYAVEASWSQRGTDGKLVNKKVTSKYELAATPLNPLSFIFLENGINADLPTIPTLQSKINFNNYKFTWTPIEHMGNIKTKVTLEGIPDVDNIKINGNVWVPKPEVGVTIIGKDKITGTLSRVNKTVIFDLSSLGAKADVTIGSVKINHEDVQVKVGKTTGTYDVTSPMDEFNKIIDNINNQVGNIIGNVNGIVDKVNKFSDAIDGQLINRINAYINKFENLLTKANSLLQPAMFYTTNSGSWGQLARVEEGASHLKLNGGQASTVFVASSYSAELLAPAYLKEISVDGGATLTAAGQSGSKVVLKSGQYKVGFNATKAGVYTIKYSAVDYFGNTVTKEFFVKVVD, encoded by the coding sequence TTGATTGAGAATCAGATTAAGACAAACCAAAACATCATCCAGGAATTAAAGAGACAGTTGACAAACAACATTACTAATGATGTAGATGTTCAAAATGCGATTTTCAACTTAACTAAAGGCAGTATTGAGGAAGGTCAATTGAACGAGACCATCAAAAAGCTTATATTGGGTGAATACCAGGATTTTAATATCGCCATTCTCAATTCACGGGCTTATAAGGATGTCCTAGATAAAATCGCAAGTAACAATAAAGAGTTGTCTGACAGCGTAGCTAAAATCTGGGGTACTCTTTATGACAACAAAGAGACTGGTACTGTTGGCATCACCTCTAAGGTAGACCAGTTAGTAAAGGACATGACCTATACAAAGGCATTAGCTATAAACAACTCTGTACGTATTGACACTCTGAGTGATCGCTTGTACAAAGAGATTACCAATGCAACTATAGAGGTTAGCAAAAAGATTCTTGAGAAATTAAAGCACCCTAAGTCAACGAACTTGCAGCTTGGCGACATTGCATCTACTCTCAACAGTACATTCAACAACCGTTTAACCATGTATGCTGTAGAGGCATCCTGGTCACAACGTGGTACAGACGGCAAGTTGGTTAATAAGAAAGTAACTTCAAAGTATGAATTGGCAGCAACACCATTAAATCCATTGTCATTCATATTCTTGGAGAATGGCATCAATGCTGACCTCCCTACGATTCCTACATTGCAGTCTAAGATTAACTTTAATAACTACAAGTTTACTTGGACTCCTATTGAGCATATGGGAAATATCAAGACGAAAGTTACTCTCGAAGGTATTCCTGATGTAGATAACATTAAAATCAATGGTAATGTATGGGTTCCAAAGCCTGAAGTTGGCGTAACAATTATTGGTAAGGATAAGATTACAGGTACACTCAGCAGGGTTAACAAGACTGTTATCTTCGACTTATCAAGCCTTGGTGCAAAAGCTGATGTAACAATCGGAAGTGTAAAGATTAACCATGAAGATGTACAGGTAAAAGTAGGAAAGACTACAGGTACATACGATGTTACCAGCCCTATGGATGAGTTCAACAAGATTATCGACAACATTAACAATCAGGTTGGTAACATAATTGGCAATGTTAATGGAATAGTTGACAAGGTTAACAAATTCTCTGATGCTATCGATGGTCAGTTAATCAATCGCATTAACGCTTACATCAATAAGTTCGAGAACTTACTGACAAAGGCTAACTCTTTACTCCAGCCAGCAATGTTCTATACCACTAATAGTGGCAGTTGGGGTCAGTTGGCACGCGTTGAAGAGGGTGCATCTCACCTGAAGTTGAATGGTGGACAGGCTTCTACCGTATTCGTTGCATCTTCTTACTCTGCAGAATTGCTAGCTCCTGCTTACTTAAAGGAGATTTCTGTTGATGGTGGTGCAACTTTGACTGCTGCAGGACAGAGTGGAAGTAAGGTTGTATTGAAAAGTGGCCAGTATAAGGTTGGTTTCAATGCAACAAAGGCAGGAGTTTATACTATTAAATATAGTGCCGTAGACTACTTTGGTAATACAGTTACCAAGGAGTTCTTCGTTAAGGTAGTAGATTAA
- a CDS encoding OmpA family protein codes for MVNYMKENPDAKITLTGYADKGTGSDAINDKVAARRAQTVYNALAAKGVAKSRMIKKSAGSRVQPYSENGMNRVTICIAK; via the coding sequence ATTGTCAACTACATGAAGGAAAATCCAGATGCTAAGATTACTCTTACCGGTTATGCTGACAAGGGTACCGGTTCTGACGCAATCAACGACAAGGTAGCAGCTCGCCGTGCTCAGACAGTTTACAATGCACTTGCAGCTAAGGGTGTTGCCAAGAGCCGCATGATTAAGAAGTCTGCCGGTTCACGCGTTCAGCCATACTCAGAGAACGGAATGAACCGTGTTACAATTTGTATTGCAAAGTAA